A window of the Scyliorhinus torazame isolate Kashiwa2021f chromosome 12, sScyTor2.1, whole genome shotgun sequence genome harbors these coding sequences:
- the LOC140386921 gene encoding uncharacterized protein translates to MDCFTLSSCFLALLCILPSNTATCPSECSCKHNDRYVDCSGKGLTELPENIQDNVISLNISHNGIKDLGDKLKTFINLRFLNMSNNFLTLMPTEFPRALWEIYAASNRIKMLKKEDTATQWNLRILDVSNNLIERAFLINNTLNSLTFLNFSGNRFWTVPTNMPYSLETLDLSHNKLLNIIPGTFHQGGLSKLYLNNNRFTFIPNGTFDQLINLRLITLYGNRWECNSRNSLFYLLTWIKMVTATVLGHPCIEKSEANTFQSLASQETGTSSLLQLVTSASLNSPAPSSVRESLSSQETGTSSLLQLVASASSNSPAPSSVRESLSSQETGTSSLLQLVASASSNSPAPSSVRESLSSQETGTSSLLQLVASASSNSPVSSSVREPLSHLITQNISIQTMGSTESSSNTPSVTTNATHGPSSSTMPMATLEFASSSTVSTKSMTITNKLNGTVNSQTSGSMSRSTFEPMSTTRHRPTESTAFSKVSESSLANATTSHAAMKNITNTIKTIPTNLTAVPINGITGTSRVNQSATTAQSTNSKAHVGTGITLNIMVLTMLVPLVV, encoded by the coding sequence ATGGACTGTTTCACTTTATCCAGTTGCTTCTTGGCCCTTTTGTGCATCCTACCTTCAAACACAGCGACCTGTCCTTCAGAGTGCTCGTGCAAACACAACGACAGGTATGTAGACTGCTCAGGCAAAGGCTTAACAGAGCTTCCCGAGAATATCCAGGACAACGTAATATCCCTAAACATTTCCCACAATGGCATTAAGGATCTTGGTGATAAGTTGAAAACTTTCATCAACCTGAGGTTCCTCAACATGTCCAACAATTTTCTCACTCTTATGCCAACTGAGTTTCCACGGGCGCTTTGGGAAATCTACGCCGCCAGTAACAGAATCAAAATGCTGAAGAAGGAAGACACCGCCACTCAGTGGAACCTGAGAATACTGGATGTGTCTAACAACTTGATTGAAAGGGCTTTTCTAATTAACAACACATTAAATAGCCTCACATTCCTCAACTTTAGTGGAAATAGATTCTGGACAGTCCCAACCAACATGCCCTACAGCTTAGAGACTTTAGATCTATCTCACAACAAGTTGCTCAATATAATCCCTGGTACTTTTCATCAAGGTGGACTCTCAAAATTGTACCTGAACAACAACCGTTTCACTTTTATTCCAAATGGGACTTTTGATCAACTCATTAACTTGCGACTGATCACACTATATGGAAATCGGTGGGAATGCAACTCTCGGAACAGTCTATTTTATCTGCTAACATGGATAAAGATGGTGACAGCTACCGTCCTTGGACATCCATGTATTGAGAAGAGTGAAGCAAATACATTCCAATCTTTAGCTAGTCAAGAAACTGGAACTTCATCCCTCTTACAGTTAGTTACCAGTGCTAGTTTGAATTCACCTGCACCAAGCTCTGTTCGTGAATCTCTATCAAGTCAAGAAACTGGAACTTCATCCCTCTTACAGTTAGTCGCCAGTGCTAGTTCAAATTCACCTGCACCAAGCTCTGTTCGTGAATCTCTATCAAGTCAAGAAACTGGAACTTCATCCCTCTTACAGTTAGTCGCCAGTGCTAGTTCGAATTCACCTGCACCAAGCTCTGTTCGTGAATCTCTATCAAGTCAAGAAACTGGAACTTCATCCCTCTTACAGTTAGTCGCCAGTGCTAGTTCGAATTCACCTGTGTCAAGCTCTGTTCGTGAACCTCTATCACACCTCATAACCCAAAACATCTCCATTCAAACAATGGGTAGCACTGAAAGTTCAAGCAATACCCCAAGTGTCACTACTAATGCAACTCATGGGCCTTCTTCATCCACAATGCCCATGGCAACTCTCGAATTCGCCTCCAGCAGCACAGTTTCAACCAAGTCCATGACAATAACCAACAAATTGAATGGAACTGTGAATAGCCAGACCAGTGGATCAATGTCACGGTCGACCTTTGAGCCAATGTCCACTACAAGGCATAGGCCAACTGAATCCACTGCATTCTCAAAAGTCTCTGAGTCTAGTCTCGCCAATGCAACCACTTCTCATGCTGCAATGAAAAATATCACAAATACCATCAAGACTATTCCTACCAATCTGACTGCTGTGCCAATCAATGGAATCACTGGAACAAGTCGTGTGAACCAAAGTGCGACAACAGCACAAAGCACAAACTCAAAAGCACATGTAGGCACAGGGATAACCCTCAACATCATGGTTCTCACCATGCTGGTACCACTGGTTGTTTAG